AACGGCGGCTTGAGGGAGAGCGCGATGCGCAGCCGCCCGGGGTCGCGGCCGACGGCCCCCGAGACGTCGAGAGCCGGGGGCCGGTGCGGGTCCAGCGCGTGGTTGCCGCTCGCCGCGTCCAGCAGCAGGGCCGCGTCGGCGACCGTGCGGGCGAGGGTGCCGTTGACGGTGATGCCCTGGAAGGACTCGCCGCGCGGCCAGGTGGAGATGCGGCCGCGCTGCGGTTTGATGCCGATCAGGTGGGTCCACGCGGCCGGGATCCGCACCGACCCCGCCCCGTCCGAGCCGAGCGCGGCGGGCACGAGACCGGCGGCGACCGCCGCGGCCGAGCCGCCCGAGGAACCGCCGGGCGTGTGCTCGGTGCTCCACGGATTGCGGGTCGCGCCGAAGGCGGGACCCTCGGTGAAGGGCCACTGCCCGAACTCGCAGGTGTTGGTCTTGCCGACGATCACCGCCCCGGCCGCGCGCAGCCGCCGGACCGCCTCGCCGTCCTCGGCGACCGGCGGGAACTCGCCGCAGCAGCCGAAGGCGGTCGGTTCGCCGGCCACGTCCATGTCGTCCTTCACCGCCACGGGCACCCCGAGCAGCGGCTTGCGACCGCCCGCGGCCAGCTCCAGGTCGGCCGCGTCGGCCTCGGCGAGCGCCGCCTCGGCCCGCACGATCCGGAAGGCGTTGATGCTGCCCTGCGCCGCCTCGATCCGCGCCAGCGTCCGCTCGACCAGCGCCCGGGACGTCACCTCCCCGGCGGCCAGCGCGCGGGCGGTCTCCGCCAGGCCTGCGGCACGGTCGAGCGTCATGCGGACACCTCCGGAAGCAGCTCCTCTACCGAACGGTAACGTCCGGTGGCCGGCGGGGGAACGCCGACGGCGGGAGTGGAAATTCACCCACAGGCCACCTCTTCCTCACTGGGCTCATCCGCTCCTGTTCAAACCATTGACGGCCCCCCGCCTCCCCCTTACTTTCTGAGCCCCACTTCCTGATCGGTTTGCCGAACCTTGTTCGGTATATCGACTCCCGGTTGCTCGAGGGAGAGCCGCCCGTGACCCCACACCCCGCCGCCCCGTCCCGCCGCACCCTGCTGCGCGCCCTGGCCGCCCTGCCCGCCTCGGCCCTGCTGCTGGGCGAAGCACCG
This genomic stretch from Streptomyces sp. Go-475 harbors:
- a CDS encoding amidase; this encodes MTLDRAAGLAETARALAAGEVTSRALVERTLARIEAAQGSINAFRIVRAEAALAEADAADLELAAGGRKPLLGVPVAVKDDMDVAGEPTAFGCCGEFPPVAEDGEAVRRLRAAGAVIVGKTNTCEFGQWPFTEGPAFGATRNPWSTEHTPGGSSGGSAAAVAAGLVPAALGSDGAGSVRIPAAWTHLIGIKPQRGRISTWPRGESFQGITVNGTLARTVADAALLLDAASGNHALDPHRPPALDVSGAVGRDPGRLRIALSLKPPFTAVPARLLPEVRVRIVELAERLAALGHRVEEADPPYGQIGLTFVPRATAGIAERVGEAPFPALLDRRTRDAARLGRLLGGAPLRAARRAEAVLHRRIGGFFASYDVVLAPTTAAPPPRIGALLELSGFATDRAMIAACPYAWPWNVLGWPGVNVPAGFTPDGLPVGAQLLGPANSEPLLVRVAAQLEAELRWHEKWPAPPVTARSAAA